One bacterium DNA window includes the following coding sequences:
- a CDS encoding histone deacetylase yields the protein MLKTAFLYDPVFLKHQTGWAHPEKRQRLTALLKHLKETGLWESLRHIQPRPASIEAITAIHTACYVDQIRLASSTGKLFKPDEVTLGSPGTYEAALMAAGAVLTALDAVMLHQVQNAFCAVRPPGHHAMPDRAMGFCFFNNVAIGARYLQHRYGLRRIAIIDWDIHHGNGTQNVFYNDPSVFYASLHQDSLYPPDSGHASETGEGAGKGFTLNVPMPADATDADYQQSFARVIIPAVAGFQPEFILISAGFDGHRDDKLAAATLTEQGFARLTQMTMELADVCCMGRLVSVLEGGYSLSGLTASVEAHLRVLMGQKVLEQE from the coding sequence ATGCTTAAGACTGCTTTTCTTTATGATCCGGTTTTTCTTAAACATCAAACGGGATGGGCCCACCCGGAAAAGCGTCAACGCCTGACCGCCCTGCTGAAGCACTTAAAGGAAACCGGACTGTGGGAGTCGCTCCGCCATATCCAACCCCGACCGGCCTCCATCGAAGCCATAACCGCCATCCACACCGCTTGTTATGTTGACCAGATCCGCCTCGCCAGCAGCACCGGAAAACTGTTTAAACCTGATGAGGTGACACTGGGTTCGCCCGGGACCTACGAAGCCGCTCTGATGGCTGCTGGGGCGGTGCTCACCGCCCTGGACGCAGTGATGCTGCATCAGGTGCAGAATGCCTTCTGCGCTGTCCGCCCCCCGGGGCATCATGCAATGCCGGATCGGGCGATGGGCTTCTGTTTTTTCAACAATGTCGCCATTGGGGCCAGATATCTGCAACACCGGTACGGCCTGCGCAGGATTGCCATTATCGACTGGGATATCCACCATGGGAATGGCACACAAAATGTCTTTTACAATGATCCTTCCGTGTTTTATGCCAGTCTCCACCAGGACTCGCTCTACCCCCCTGATAGCGGGCATGCCTCCGAGACGGGAGAAGGTGCAGGAAAGGGCTTTACACTCAATGTGCCCATGCCTGCTGATGCCACTGACGCGGATTACCAACAGTCCTTTGCCAGGGTGATAATCCCCGCGGTCGCAGGATTTCAGCCTGAGTTCATCCTCATCTCCGCGGGGTTCGATGGGCATCGAGATGACAAACTGGCCGCCGCAACCCTCACAGAGCAGGGATTTGCCAGGCTTACCCAAATGACCATGGAACTGGCTGATGTCTGCTGCATGGGCCGTTTGGTTTCTGTTCTGGAGGGCGGCTACAGTCTTTCGGGGCTCACGGCTTCTGTCGAAGCGCACCTCAGGGTGTTAATGGGACAGAAAGTGCTGGAGCAGGAATAA
- the lipA gene encoding lipoyl synthase, with translation MSGLRLPPWIRIRYSGRGNQDAVHQVLKASDLHTVCQGAQCPNQHECFSRGVATFMILGDTCTRDCRFCAVHSGLPTPVDPDEPLRLAAAVAKLKLRHVVVTSVTRDDLSDGGARHFAATITAIRTQLPAATIEVLTPDFKGVERDIDLVLDAAPDVFNHNLETVRALQKTIRPAASYECSLAVLAYAARRSGGRTAVKSGLMVGLGESDDEVYATMTDLRAAGVELLTIGQYLAPSAAHAPVKRYVTPEQFEEYARRGQAMGFRNVASGPMVRSSYMAEHQFHGGEKPGEHHG, from the coding sequence TTGAGCGGTCTGCGTCTGCCCCCCTGGATTCGGATCCGCTATTCCGGGCGTGGGAATCAAGATGCAGTGCATCAGGTGCTGAAGGCCAGTGACCTGCATACGGTCTGTCAGGGCGCGCAGTGTCCCAATCAACACGAGTGTTTCAGCCGCGGGGTAGCCACCTTTATGATTCTGGGGGATACCTGTACCCGGGATTGCCGCTTCTGCGCGGTTCATTCCGGCCTACCCACACCTGTTGATCCCGATGAACCGCTCCGTCTGGCGGCAGCCGTAGCCAAACTCAAACTCCGTCATGTTGTGGTGACCAGTGTGACACGGGACGATCTTTCCGATGGGGGCGCCCGGCATTTTGCCGCCACCATAACCGCGATACGGACTCAACTGCCAGCTGCCACGATCGAGGTACTGACGCCTGATTTCAAGGGAGTTGAGCGGGACATTGATCTTGTTTTGGATGCAGCCCCGGATGTCTTTAATCATAATCTGGAGACGGTGCGGGCCTTGCAAAAGACGATCCGACCGGCGGCGAGTTATGAATGCTCCCTGGCGGTTCTGGCTTATGCGGCGCGCCGGAGCGGCGGTCGGACTGCTGTTAAGTCCGGGCTGATGGTCGGGCTGGGCGAGTCGGATGACGAAGTCTATGCGACCATGACTGATCTCAGGGCGGCTGGCGTGGAGTTGCTCACCATTGGCCAGTATCTGGCGCCCTCCGCGGCGCATGCCCCGGTCAAGCGCTATGTGACTCCTGAACAATTTGAAGAATACGCCCGGCGGGGACAGGCAATGGGGTTCCGCAACGTGGCATCCGGCCCCATGGTGCGTTCTTCGTATATGGCGGAGCATCAATTCCATGGCGGAGAAAAGCCGGGGGAACACCATGGTTGA
- a CDS encoding glycosyltransferase — translation MAEKSRGNTMVEYAAFWIAGFLCRTIPLHFAYWLSLRISDCYFFFERRGRNAVMANLRQVMAFRGRHPTERELKLTARTTFQFFGKYLVDFFRFQRLSEADIKRLVTIEHPEYIEQSWQMGKGVIAVTAHLGNWEIGGAVLAGMGYPINVVALKQPSAKLNDFFQKHRRKRGMVVVPLGSSVKRLIGALRRKEFIALLADRDYSDHHGTTSLCGAPACMPRGAAWLAAKTGAVVLPGFVLRNEDDTFLMKMYPPIIPVEGMSQDDIQARINAALEDAIGAYPHQWFMFQSVWGGLSYGQSGKRETPHLNPLPQGERTRGNPVPPFKGCVIIPAYREAGRIGAVVEGIKSFVPDVIVVDDGSPDETAAQANQAGAIVIQHEVNCGKGAALESGFRAARERGFKFVITMDGDGQHAPTDLPGFIQAYTQTGTPVLVGSRMSDTRDMPLVRRMTNQFMSWLLSREMGQWVPDTQCGYRLYALSVLPAVASESKRFAAESEILMELSHRGVKIGSVPIATIYGTEKSKIHPVKDAFRFFKMMRQYRKRRSQ, via the coding sequence ATGGCGGAGAAAAGCCGGGGGAACACCATGGTTGAATATGCCGCCTTTTGGATCGCCGGTTTTTTGTGCCGCACGATCCCCCTGCATTTTGCCTACTGGCTGAGTCTGCGGATTTCTGACTGTTATTTCTTTTTTGAACGGCGTGGGCGCAACGCGGTAATGGCGAATTTGCGGCAGGTCATGGCGTTCCGCGGCCGCCACCCCACGGAGCGGGAGCTCAAGTTGACTGCCCGTACGACATTTCAGTTTTTCGGGAAATATCTGGTGGACTTCTTCCGCTTTCAGCGGCTCAGCGAGGCGGATATCAAGCGGTTGGTGACCATTGAGCATCCTGAATACATCGAACAATCCTGGCAGATGGGGAAGGGTGTCATTGCGGTGACGGCGCATTTGGGGAACTGGGAAATTGGCGGTGCGGTACTGGCAGGAATGGGGTATCCCATCAATGTGGTCGCCCTGAAGCAGCCGTCGGCAAAACTGAATGATTTCTTTCAGAAGCATCGCCGCAAGCGGGGGATGGTCGTGGTGCCGCTGGGCTCATCGGTCAAGCGTCTGATTGGCGCCCTGCGGCGTAAAGAGTTTATCGCCCTCCTGGCGGATCGGGATTATTCCGATCATCATGGAACAACCAGCTTGTGCGGCGCACCCGCGTGTATGCCGCGGGGGGCTGCCTGGTTGGCCGCTAAGACGGGGGCTGTGGTGCTGCCGGGATTTGTTCTGCGCAACGAGGATGACACGTTCCTGATGAAAATGTATCCCCCGATTATCCCGGTGGAGGGCATGTCTCAGGATGATATTCAGGCTCGAATCAATGCGGCGCTTGAAGATGCCATCGGCGCTTATCCCCATCAGTGGTTTATGTTTCAGTCCGTCTGGGGCGGGCTCAGCTATGGACAGTCCGGGAAAAGAGAAACCCCTCACCTCAATCCTCTCCCTCAAGGGGAGAGGACGCGCGGGAATCCAGTGCCCCCTTTCAAAGGGTGCGTCATTATCCCTGCCTACCGTGAGGCTGGCCGAATTGGTGCAGTAGTGGAAGGCATCAAATCATTTGTCCCTGACGTGATTGTTGTGGATGATGGGTCGCCTGATGAAACGGCCGCCCAGGCTAACCAGGCTGGGGCCATTGTGATCCAGCATGAAGTCAATTGCGGGAAGGGCGCGGCGCTGGAGTCGGGATTCCGTGCCGCACGTGAACGTGGCTTTAAGTTCGTCATTACCATGGATGGGGATGGGCAGCACGCCCCGACCGATCTTCCGGGGTTCATTCAGGCGTACACCCAGACGGGGACCCCCGTCCTGGTTGGTTCCCGGATGTCTGATACTCGGGACATGCCCCTGGTGCGGCGGATGACCAATCAGTTCATGAGTTGGCTCTTAAGCCGTGAGATGGGGCAGTGGGTGCCCGATACTCAATGCGGGTACCGGCTTTATGCGCTATCGGTGCTCCCTGCGGTTGCTTCCGAATCCAAGCGGTTTGCAGCCGAATCGGAAATCCTCATGGAGTTGAGTCACAGGGGCGTGAAGATCGGGTCCGTGCCCATTGCCACCATTTATGGTACCGAGAAAAGCAAAATTCATCCCGTAAAAGACGCCTTCCGGTTTTTTAAAATGATGCGCCAATATCGCAAGCGGAGGAGCCAGTAG
- a CDS encoding inverse autotransporter beta domain-containing protein has protein sequence MKRLNALSGALMGVCVCAVSLAAAGAGMAAQVEPDPSATPWSQALPSGQLNVGVHFGDQQTETFGDILIPIYQRRTDLVFINPRGSWNDDEAREFNFGLGGRHLFPDKSIILGGNLFYDRRTTTLDNTFNQGGCGVEFLSQWLDARANYYFPEQGEKTADTYMVTPGTSQEHTEYWYAPTAQGHVISQYGYEITDSYNFKTLQHYRTAERAMDGFDAEIGSLLPIPLLKDYADVKVFVGAYDYHAHYGDDIAGLKGRLEVRPVPAVYLDAGWVEDEKLFGSRYSVGIRAALPFNLARLSRGQNPFAGALDGFKMTGTRAPFASRMTEMVVRDLHVRTTVSKPGEVVADRRVLEKVLVSHDRKDHTELLATDVTFVDDDNRSGLQNGTWENPYRQINTGVQNAVGSLVYVNDAAQQYRENVVLQEGITLWGSGAPIYGRHGIFQGRISPVVNGGGGRPAITLANHVMVTGFELIQPAGVPSSSPVIFGENVSDVMIVNNTIRGNGSASAGIEMNAFSIPVFAATVWNNRIVSARGAGIDIEVGSVPLTDITLGQNTVTGNSGDGISLQAFTVDATITLSDIMANANGGAGAFLDIYGYNSVNVSFDNMEASDNHSDGIHAILVSGGVVTADFVNNRLIRNGAGGVFLDLNSGLNSTIVARGNRIADNVANGVNFQTLAPWDSIYDFGMAGGGTSDSGLNALYGNGAYQMSFVGAGTLFASGNWWGTPTPVDNVDYRDEGGGVIIPAPALSVPLTP, from the coding sequence ATGAAACGCTTAAATGCTTTGTCGGGCGCTCTAATGGGTGTGTGTGTGTGCGCGGTCTCTCTGGCCGCAGCTGGCGCCGGGATGGCAGCTCAGGTCGAACCGGACCCTTCTGCAACGCCCTGGAGCCAAGCGCTCCCCTCCGGCCAGTTGAATGTAGGGGTCCATTTTGGTGACCAGCAGACCGAAACCTTCGGGGATATTCTGATTCCGATTTATCAACGCAGGACGGATCTGGTTTTTATCAACCCGCGGGGGTCATGGAATGACGATGAGGCCCGGGAGTTCAATTTCGGGCTGGGGGGACGTCATCTCTTCCCGGATAAAAGCATTATTCTCGGGGGTAACCTGTTCTATGACCGACGCACTACCACGCTCGACAACACCTTTAATCAAGGCGGATGCGGCGTAGAGTTTTTGAGCCAATGGCTGGATGCCCGTGCCAACTATTATTTTCCGGAACAGGGTGAAAAAACGGCGGATACCTATATGGTGACACCCGGCACCAGCCAGGAACATACTGAGTACTGGTACGCGCCAACGGCGCAAGGGCATGTTATCAGTCAATATGGTTACGAGATTACGGATTCTTACAATTTCAAAACCCTTCAGCATTACAGGACTGCCGAACGTGCGATGGATGGATTTGATGCCGAAATCGGGTCGCTGCTGCCCATCCCGCTTCTTAAAGATTATGCCGATGTAAAAGTGTTTGTCGGGGCTTATGACTATCATGCCCATTATGGCGATGATATTGCCGGACTGAAGGGCCGCCTTGAAGTCCGGCCGGTTCCCGCCGTGTATCTGGATGCCGGCTGGGTGGAAGATGAGAAGCTCTTTGGGTCACGGTATTCCGTTGGGATTCGCGCGGCGTTGCCCTTTAATCTGGCGCGATTGAGCCGGGGTCAGAATCCCTTTGCAGGTGCTCTGGACGGGTTTAAAATGACGGGTACGCGAGCTCCGTTTGCCTCCCGGATGACAGAGATGGTTGTCCGTGATTTACACGTCCGTACCACTGTGTCGAAACCCGGGGAAGTGGTTGCGGATCGCAGGGTTCTGGAGAAAGTGTTGGTCTCACATGATCGCAAGGACCACACTGAATTATTGGCGACGGATGTGACGTTTGTGGATGATGACAATCGGAGCGGGCTGCAAAATGGAACCTGGGAAAATCCCTATCGCCAAATTAACACTGGCGTTCAAAATGCGGTAGGCAGTCTGGTTTATGTGAATGATGCCGCTCAGCAGTACCGAGAAAATGTTGTGTTGCAAGAAGGAATCACCCTGTGGGGATCCGGGGCACCTATCTATGGGCGACATGGAATATTCCAAGGCCGCATTTCTCCGGTCGTAAATGGGGGTGGGGGGCGGCCGGCAATCACTTTGGCCAATCATGTCATGGTGACAGGGTTTGAGCTCATCCAGCCGGCAGGCGTCCCCTCATCCAGCCCTGTTATCTTTGGCGAAAATGTGTCAGACGTGATGATTGTGAATAACACGATTCGCGGAAATGGATCCGCTTCAGCCGGGATTGAAATGAACGCATTCAGCATCCCTGTCTTTGCAGCAACGGTATGGAATAACCGGATCGTAAGTGCCCGGGGGGCCGGGATTGATATCGAGGTCGGGTCGGTTCCCCTGACTGATATTACATTGGGACAGAATACGGTAACCGGCAACAGCGGGGATGGCATTTCCCTGCAAGCCTTTACGGTCGATGCCACAATCACATTGTCGGATATCATGGCCAATGCCAACGGTGGAGCGGGAGCTTTTCTTGATATATACGGTTACAACAGTGTCAACGTCTCCTTTGACAACATGGAGGCCAGTGATAATCACTCCGACGGGATTCATGCGATACTGGTTTCAGGCGGGGTGGTCACTGCTGATTTTGTGAATAATCGGCTGATTCGGAATGGTGCGGGTGGCGTGTTCCTTGATCTCAATTCCGGCCTCAACTCCACGATTGTCGCGAGGGGGAATCGAATTGCCGACAACGTGGCCAATGGGGTTAATTTTCAGACGTTGGCGCCTTGGGACAGTATCTATGACTTCGGCATGGCGGGCGGCGGGACATCGGACTCTGGTTTGAATGCCCTCTATGGAAATGGCGCTTACCAGATGTCGTTCGTCGGGGCCGGCACTTTGTTTGCCTCAGGAAACTGGTGGGGGACACCGACTCCTGTGGATAATGTGGACTATCGGGATGAAGGAGGCGGGGTGATTATTCCTGCTCCAGCACTTTCTGTCCCATTAACACCCTGA
- a CDS encoding SIS domain-containing protein, giving the protein MSQIEKLIIGIEESARTVGTLVGQVQALHSICTLMVASLKCGNKVLTAGNGGSAAEAMHMAEELLGRFRHNRRSLPAVALTADGTALTCIANDFGYDQVFSRQIEGLGSAGDVLVLFSTSGAAVNLRLALEAARAKGMKVIGLLGKDGGPLAGKCDLEIIVKGTATERIQEAHQVLLHLILDAVESEFA; this is encoded by the coding sequence ATGTCGCAAATAGAGAAGCTGATTATCGGGATTGAGGAAAGCGCTCGAACCGTGGGAACCCTGGTCGGGCAAGTTCAGGCATTACACTCTATTTGCACGCTGATGGTGGCCTCGCTGAAATGCGGGAACAAGGTGCTGACGGCCGGGAATGGCGGGAGTGCGGCTGAAGCAATGCATATGGCCGAAGAACTGCTGGGCCGTTTCCGTCACAATCGGCGCTCCTTGCCGGCGGTGGCCCTGACGGCCGATGGCACGGCCCTGACCTGCATTGCCAATGACTTTGGCTATGATCAGGTTTTCAGCCGGCAGATCGAAGGACTCGGGAGCGCGGGGGATGTGCTGGTGCTATTCAGTACCAGTGGTGCGGCCGTGAATCTCCGGCTGGCGCTCGAAGCGGCACGGGCCAAAGGGATGAAAGTGATTGGCCTTCTGGGGAAAGATGGCGGCCCCCTGGCGGGCAAATGCGATCTTGAGATTATTGTCAAAGGCACTGCCACAGAACGCATTCAGGAAGCCCACCAGGTGCTGCTGCACCTGATTCTGGATGCGGTTGAGAGCGAGTTCGCTTGA
- a CDS encoding LL-diaminopimelate aminotransferase, producing the protein MDVQKLFADRIGGTSFGTTNEIYKFEKIKRAKAAARAARPTVELLDFGVGEPDQMAPAPIRKALKKAVDNPANRGYSDNGIREFKVAAADYMSKFFGVTDLNPDTDICHSIGSKPALAMLPLCFINPGDVALVTVPGYPVLATHTRYLGGEVVKVPLKKENHFYPDLDSIDPAILARTKLFYVNYPNNPTGAAPTEELFDRLIAFAQKHNILIVQDAAYATLVYGQPLSILSRPGGKDVAVELHSMSKSYNMTGWRLGFVAGAARIVQAYAEVKDNVDSGQFKAIQLAACEGIADKKLADKIKKHYERRLKKIVKVLKGVGFKAKMPGGTFYLYVPAPKGAGVKTFLTAEDASQYLIRECSISTVPWDDVGPFLRFSATFESKDKVDDDRVIAELGERLMNANLRF; encoded by the coding sequence ATGGACGTTCAGAAATTGTTTGCAGATCGTATTGGCGGCACCTCATTCGGCACCACCAACGAGATTTATAAATTCGAGAAAATCAAGCGTGCCAAGGCGGCGGCCCGGGCGGCCCGACCCACTGTCGAGTTGCTCGATTTTGGCGTGGGCGAGCCCGATCAGATGGCGCCTGCCCCCATCCGGAAAGCACTGAAAAAAGCGGTGGATAATCCTGCCAATCGCGGCTATTCAGATAACGGAATTCGTGAGTTCAAGGTGGCGGCCGCGGACTACATGAGCAAGTTCTTCGGGGTCACTGATCTGAACCCGGACACGGATATCTGTCACAGCATCGGTTCCAAGCCGGCATTGGCGATGTTGCCCCTCTGCTTCATCAATCCCGGTGATGTGGCGCTGGTCACGGTGCCTGGCTATCCGGTTCTGGCGACCCACACCCGCTATCTTGGCGGTGAAGTGGTGAAGGTTCCCCTGAAAAAGGAAAATCATTTTTATCCCGATCTCGATAGCATCGATCCCGCCATTCTGGCGCGTACCAAGTTGTTCTATGTCAATTATCCCAATAATCCAACGGGCGCGGCCCCGACAGAAGAACTCTTCGATCGCCTGATCGCCTTCGCCCAGAAACACAATATTCTCATTGTACAGGATGCAGCCTATGCCACCTTGGTGTATGGCCAACCCCTCTCGATTCTGAGCCGCCCGGGCGGGAAGGATGTTGCGGTTGAACTCCACTCCATGAGCAAGAGTTACAACATGACGGGCTGGCGCCTTGGGTTTGTGGCTGGCGCCGCACGCATTGTGCAGGCCTATGCTGAAGTGAAGGACAACGTGGACTCCGGGCAATTCAAAGCCATTCAATTGGCCGCTTGCGAAGGGATCGCCGACAAGAAGCTCGCGGACAAGATCAAGAAGCATTATGAGCGCCGGTTGAAGAAAATCGTCAAGGTCCTCAAGGGCGTGGGCTTTAAGGCGAAAATGCCCGGTGGCACCTTCTATCTTTACGTTCCGGCTCCGAAGGGGGCGGGCGTCAAGACGTTCCTTACGGCGGAAGATGCCTCGCAATACCTGATTCGCGAGTGCTCCATCTCCACGGTACCCTGGGATGATGTGGGGCCTTTCCTCCGCTTCTCCGCGACCTTTGAGTCGAAGGATAAAGTGGATGATGATCGCGTGATTGCCGAGTTGGGTGAGCGCCTGATGAATGCCAATTTGAGATTCTAG